From a region of the Deltaproteobacteria bacterium genome:
- a CDS encoding glycosyl transferase, which yields MADFHQTGAITTLHRLQSEARQGAAPSPAEDLDRLEAEIELHARSRPIALVLPCLYDEIRDTALKGIVETLRGVGYLHQVVVSVDGAESRDEFEQMRAAFDGIRTLDGRGAVLVWNDGPRMRAIDARLRAEGLDCGGRGKGRATWLAYGYVLATAEAHVVALHDCDIRNYPRELLARLCFPTVHPNLNYEFAKGYYGRVTDRLYGRVTRLFMTPLLRAMKSVLGPLPLLEYLDSFRYPLAGECSLTTDLVRINRIPSDWGLEVGVLAEVFRNCSQKRVCQVELVENYEHKHRDLSEHDPSTGLHRMVVDIATSLIRNLASYGVQFDAGFLNTLIAAYVRTAQDAIARYSDDAALNGLVFDRHEEEVAVETFSRALRAAGLSFVRDPMGAPQIPNWSRVTSALPDLLDELRGAVEADRRGRTLAVVSGGAPN from the coding sequence GTGGCTGACTTCCACCAGACGGGTGCCATCACCACCCTCCATCGCCTCCAGTCGGAAGCCCGTCAGGGAGCTGCCCCGTCGCCCGCCGAGGACCTGGATCGCCTCGAGGCCGAGATCGAGCTCCACGCCCGCTCCCGACCGATCGCTCTGGTGCTCCCCTGCCTCTACGACGAGATCCGGGACACCGCCCTGAAGGGCATCGTCGAGACGCTCCGCGGCGTCGGCTACCTGCACCAGGTGGTGGTGAGCGTCGACGGCGCCGAGTCCCGCGACGAGTTCGAGCAGATGCGCGCCGCCTTCGACGGCATCCGCACCCTCGACGGGCGGGGCGCCGTGCTGGTCTGGAACGACGGCCCGCGGATGCGCGCGATCGACGCCCGCCTGCGCGCCGAGGGGCTCGACTGCGGCGGCCGCGGCAAGGGCCGCGCCACCTGGCTCGCCTACGGCTACGTCCTGGCCACCGCCGAGGCGCACGTGGTGGCGCTCCACGACTGCGACATCCGCAACTACCCGCGCGAGCTGCTGGCGCGGCTGTGTTTTCCGACCGTGCACCCGAACCTGAACTACGAGTTCGCCAAGGGCTACTACGGGCGCGTGACGGACCGGCTCTACGGCCGCGTCACGCGCCTGTTCATGACCCCGCTCCTGCGCGCCATGAAGTCGGTGCTCGGCCCGCTCCCGCTGCTCGAGTACCTCGACTCGTTCCGCTACCCGCTGGCCGGCGAGTGCTCGCTCACCACCGACCTGGTCCGGATCAACCGGATCCCGAGCGACTGGGGCCTCGAGGTGGGCGTCCTCGCCGAGGTGTTCCGCAACTGCTCGCAGAAGCGGGTCTGCCAGGTCGAGCTCGTCGAGAACTACGAGCACAAGCACCGGGACCTCTCGGAGCACGACCCGAGCACCGGCCTGCACCGGATGGTGGTCGACATCGCGACCTCCCTGATCCGCAACCTCGCGAGCTACGGCGTCCAGTTCGACGCCGGCTTCCTGAACACGCTGATCGCGGCCTACGTCCGCACCGCGCAGGACGCGATCGCGCGCTACAGCGACGACGCCGCGCTGAACGGCCTCGTCTTCGACCGCCACGAGGAAGAGGTGGCGGTCGAGACCTTCTCCCGCGCGCTGCGCGCCGCCGGGCTCTCGTTCGTGCGAGACCCGATGGGCGCCCCGCAGATCCCGAACTGGTCCCGGGTGACCTCCGCGCTCCCGGACCTGCTCGACGAGCTGCGGGGGGCCGTCGAGGCGGACCGGCGGGGTCGCACGCTCGCGGTGGTGTCTGGGGGGGCGCCGAATTGA
- a CDS encoding PilZ domain-containing protein — protein MQASARDADRRKFPRIRTEQLISFAFVESEHRLAVSKNLSRGGICFEVMGCEIAMGDVLRLTFNVQDETLVAVGKVMWATDIDAFTQEVGLAFVEIDPFALEALERSGAL, from the coding sequence ATGCAAGCGAGCGCCCGAGACGCCGACCGGCGCAAGTTCCCCCGCATCCGCACCGAGCAGCTGATCTCGTTCGCGTTCGTGGAGTCCGAGCACCGGCTCGCCGTCAGCAAGAACCTCTCGCGCGGCGGGATCTGCTTCGAGGTGATGGGCTGCGAGATCGCGATGGGCGACGTGCTCCGGCTCACCTTCAACGTCCAGGACGAGACCCTGGTCGCCGTCGGGAAGGTGATGTGGGCCACCGACATCGACGCCTTCACCCAGGAGGTCGGGCTCGCGTTCGTCGAGATCGACCCCTTCGCCCTGGAAGCCCTGGAGCGGAGCGGCGCGCTCTGA
- a CDS encoding penicillin acylase family protein has product MSIGSALRRRRAWIVLAVAAAALAGAALLAARQATERRAEERAVPVLDGELTVAGLERPLEIVRDVRGIPHVRAASERDAYFGLGFAHAQDRLAQMTWLVRTARGRTAEAIGPAGLPADRWSRTLGFARLAQAQALRLDADTRARLDAYAAGVNAWTERVRAGAAPAPVALARLGVTPEPWSVADSLAVAKSLAWGLDGSVEATLTLGDLVDRLGAFAARPFFPPAAAAQLVPVPLPPVEPGSHAAAPWRSAPGALVRALGLTGRSVGSSAWVVDGAATANGRPLLAADLHLAATWPALLYEAHLAAPGFEVIGAGPAGVPVFWSGHNGRVAWAATHARAAVVDLHEETLDPEDPRRYRRGTRWSLITERAEPIPVRGGEPDPWLVRATHHGPLLDGLLGEGRPPLAVAWAGAQPGDGVAALERAVHARDGAAFRAALAAHHEPVFAFVYADGAGGGGRQVAGWLPARSIPTALVRVPGRSGWYDWRGRIPYEALPHAPLARRWTIASDEPLGATEGIEWWWRPGERSAHIDALLAAAGARAPLDAATLAGLQADVAIPRARERVTRVLGLAGTIATLPPEARQVARLLADWDGSAAAGSRGAAAWHALLQTLLARLLEGPLGAELRARTLRLRGLQPELLLDALVAAATAPVPDPDAILGPAQLGRAVREALRRTGLVLRVELGPNPEKWHWGRLHPLRFRPFGWPGPTDAIEAPRPYGGDGLTIAVGEYDPADPYDVTVVSAHRLVVDLADPELALSALAPGVSEHPGDPRRDAGLERWLAGRPALLATHRFVVDEGAQGRLALVPRPEAP; this is encoded by the coding sequence TTGAGCATCGGCAGCGCACTTCGCAGGCGCCGGGCCTGGATCGTGCTCGCGGTGGCCGCCGCCGCGCTTGCCGGTGCGGCGCTCCTGGCGGCGCGCCAGGCTACCGAGCGGCGCGCGGAGGAGCGCGCGGTGCCGGTCCTCGACGGCGAGCTCACGGTGGCCGGGCTCGAACGGCCGCTCGAGATCGTGCGCGACGTGCGCGGCATCCCCCACGTGCGGGCCGCCAGCGAGCGCGACGCGTACTTCGGGCTCGGCTTCGCGCACGCCCAGGACCGGCTCGCGCAGATGACCTGGCTCGTGCGCACGGCGCGCGGGCGCACCGCCGAGGCGATCGGCCCGGCCGGCCTTCCGGCCGATCGCTGGAGCCGCACGCTCGGCTTCGCGCGCCTCGCGCAGGCGCAGGCCTTGCGTCTCGATGCCGACACCCGCGCCCGGCTCGACGCCTACGCCGCGGGCGTGAACGCCTGGACCGAGCGGGTGCGCGCCGGTGCCGCGCCGGCACCGGTCGCGCTGGCAAGGCTCGGCGTGACCCCCGAGCCGTGGAGCGTGGCGGACAGCCTCGCTGTCGCAAAGAGCCTCGCCTGGGGCCTCGACGGGTCGGTCGAGGCCACGCTCACGCTCGGCGACCTGGTCGATCGCCTCGGCGCCTTCGCGGCGCGGCCCTTCTTCCCGCCCGCGGCGGCGGCGCAGCTCGTGCCGGTGCCGCTGCCGCCGGTGGAGCCGGGCAGCCACGCCGCCGCGCCCTGGCGGAGCGCGCCGGGAGCGCTCGTGCGGGCGCTCGGGCTCACGGGCCGCTCGGTCGGCAGCAGCGCGTGGGTCGTCGATGGCGCCGCGACGGCCAACGGCCGGCCGCTGCTCGCCGCCGACCTCCATCTCGCCGCCACCTGGCCGGCCCTGCTCTACGAAGCGCATCTCGCGGCGCCGGGCTTCGAGGTGATCGGCGCCGGGCCGGCGGGCGTGCCGGTCTTCTGGAGCGGCCACAACGGGCGGGTCGCCTGGGCCGCGACCCACGCGCGGGCGGCGGTGGTCGACCTGCACGAGGAGACGCTCGACCCCGAGGATCCCCGGCGCTATCGCCGCGGCACGCGCTGGAGCCTGATCACGGAGCGCGCCGAGCCGATCCCCGTGCGCGGGGGCGAGCCGGACCCCTGGCTCGTGCGCGCCACGCACCACGGCCCGCTGCTCGACGGCCTGCTCGGCGAGGGCCGCCCGCCGCTCGCGGTGGCCTGGGCGGGCGCGCAGCCGGGCGACGGCGTGGCGGCGCTCGAGCGCGCCGTGCACGCACGCGATGGCGCCGCGTTCCGCGCGGCGCTGGCGGCGCATCACGAGCCGGTCTTCGCGTTCGTCTACGCGGACGGCGCGGGCGGTGGCGGCCGCCAGGTCGCAGGCTGGCTGCCCGCCCGCTCGATCCCGACCGCGCTCGTGCGCGTGCCCGGCCGCTCGGGGTGGTACGACTGGCGCGGCCGGATCCCCTACGAGGCCCTGCCGCACGCTCCCCTCGCGCGGCGCTGGACGATCGCCTCCGACGAGCCGCTCGGCGCGACGGAGGGCATCGAGTGGTGGTGGCGGCCCGGCGAGCGCAGCGCACACATCGACGCGCTGCTCGCCGCGGCGGGCGCGCGCGCGCCGCTCGACGCGGCGACCCTCGCCGGCCTCCAGGCCGACGTCGCGATCCCGCGCGCGCGCGAGCGCGTGACGCGCGTGCTCGGGCTCGCCGGCACGATCGCCACGCTGCCGCCCGAGGCGCGGCAGGTGGCGCGCCTGCTCGCCGACTGGGACGGCTCCGCCGCCGCCGGGAGCCGTGGCGCCGCCGCCTGGCACGCGCTGCTCCAGACGCTGCTCGCGCGCCTGCTCGAGGGGCCGCTCGGGGCCGAGCTGCGCGCGCGCACGCTGCGCCTGCGCGGCCTCCAGCCCGAGCTCCTGCTCGACGCACTCGTCGCCGCCGCCACCGCGCCCGTGCCCGATCCCGATGCGATCCTCGGCCCCGCGCAGCTCGGCCGGGCGGTCCGCGAGGCGCTGCGCCGGACCGGCCTGGTGCTGCGCGTCGAGCTCGGGCCCAACCCCGAGAAGTGGCACTGGGGACGGCTCCACCCGCTGCGCTTCCGGCCCTTCGGCTGGCCCGGGCCCACCGATGCGATCGAGGCGCCGCGGCCCTACGGTGGGGACGGGCTCACGATCGCCGTCGGCGAGTACGATCCGGCGGATCCCTACGACGTCACGGTCGTGTCGGCCCACCGGCTCGTGGTCGACCTCGCCGATCCCGAGCTCGCGCTCTCGGCGCTCGCACCGGGGGTGTCGGAGCACCCGGGCGACCCGCGCCGCGACGCCGGGCTCGAGCGCTGGCTCGCCGGGCGCCCGGCGCTGCTGGCGACGCACCGCTTCGTCGTCGACGAGGGGGCGCAGGGGCGGCTCGCGCTCGTGCCCCGGCCGGAGGCACCATGA